A genome region from uncultured Roseibium sp. includes the following:
- a CDS encoding 2Fe-2S iron-sulfur cluster-binding protein has product MMLALQIGGGIIVIAALLQAGAGAIAQVAGALRKRSMDQQQLAFFKKQTDILITRAEADRQRNVLTWSGKRKFRVIKRQMENRVGDICSFYLAPHDGGSLPPFLPGQFLTFELNIPDQPRPVVRCYSLSGSPEDRDCYRISVRRQGPPPSAGPDVPGGLSSNFFHNNVKEGDVIDVMAPNGKFHLDVHSDRPVALIGGGVGLTPVLSMLKWLADTNSHREAWFFYAVRNGEDVACIDEIREIINNNSNFHLVVLYSDPAAEDVAARNCDCEGYLTVDVMKTYLGTSNYEFYICGPPPMMSAVTTHLKEWGVPEEDINFEAFGPASVKKTASAGTAESTPGDGAVLTVGFARSNKSVPWNEAAETLLDLAEECGVQIASGCRAGNCGTCATAVKEGKVNYVTPPTSQPAKGTALLCIACPDGDIVLDA; this is encoded by the coding sequence ATGATGCTGGCGCTCCAGATCGGCGGCGGAATTATCGTGATCGCGGCGTTGCTTCAGGCAGGCGCCGGGGCAATCGCCCAGGTCGCGGGCGCCCTGCGCAAACGGAGCATGGACCAGCAACAGCTGGCGTTTTTCAAGAAGCAGACCGACATCCTGATCACCCGCGCGGAAGCCGATCGGCAGCGCAACGTCCTGACCTGGTCCGGCAAGCGAAAGTTCCGCGTCATCAAGCGGCAGATGGAAAACCGGGTCGGCGATATCTGCTCGTTTTATCTGGCGCCCCACGACGGCGGGTCCCTTCCCCCGTTTCTCCCGGGCCAGTTTCTGACCTTCGAACTTAACATTCCAGATCAGCCGCGCCCGGTCGTCCGGTGCTACTCGCTCTCCGGCAGCCCGGAAGATCGCGATTGTTACAGGATTTCCGTCCGCCGCCAGGGTCCCCCGCCGTCCGCAGGGCCGGACGTTCCAGGCGGACTTTCGTCGAATTTCTTCCATAACAACGTGAAGGAAGGCGACGTCATCGATGTCATGGCACCGAACGGAAAATTTCATCTGGACGTTCATTCCGACCGACCTGTTGCCCTGATCGGTGGCGGCGTCGGCCTGACGCCGGTCCTGTCCATGCTCAAGTGGCTGGCCGATACCAACAGCCATCGGGAAGCCTGGTTCTTCTATGCCGTGCGAAACGGCGAAGATGTCGCCTGCATCGACGAAATTCGGGAAATCATAAACAACAACAGCAATTTCCATCTGGTCGTTCTGTACAGTGACCCGGCCGCCGAGGACGTTGCGGCCAGGAATTGCGATTGCGAGGGCTATCTCACCGTCGACGTGATGAAGACCTATCTCGGCACATCGAACTACGAGTTCTACATTTGCGGTCCGCCGCCCATGATGAGCGCGGTCACAACCCATCTGAAGGAATGGGGCGTACCGGAAGAAGATATCAATTTCGAAGCCTTTGGCCCTGCCTCCGTCAAGAAGACGGCCTCGGCGGGGACTGCGGAAAGTACCCCGGGCGATGGCGCAGTCCTGACCGTGGGCTTTGCGCGGTCGAACAAATCGGTCCCCTGGAACGAAGCCGCTGAAACATTGCTGGACCTTGCGGAAGAATGCGGTGTTCAGATCGCATCGGGCTGCCGGGCCGGGAATTGCGGCACCTGCGCGACGGCCGTCAAGGAAGGCAAGGTGAATTATGTCACGCCTCCGACTAGCCAACCGGCCAAGGGCACGGCGCTCTTGTGCATCGCCTGTCCGGACGGGGACATTGTCCTCGATGCCTGA
- a CDS encoding cytochrome c family protein: MSMKRMISARWRWLAVTAVPMFFSAFMAPAMAIDADLVVGPNECAECHKAEAAVWQKTHHFATYRSLPQSKEAKEIAGKMGVKRLKADSLCLNCHFTTQTVNSKPDVIAGISCESCHSAGKNWYKVHSGFSGKKEGQETPEEIAARWAKAEEAGMIRPKMTYALAKNCFSCHLVPNEKLVNVGGHAAGSPFELVSWSQGEVRHNNWYNKGASNKEASIERKRMLFVVGRIVELETALIGVSKATEKADYALKMAKRADNARKVIASLAKLLPDAPELVEIYKAANSAKLKLNNEAELTEAAGKVSVLGLQFSNTYDGTTFAAIDKYIPGPDKFKGPVSN; the protein is encoded by the coding sequence ATGAGTATGAAACGAATGATTTCAGCACGTTGGCGGTGGCTCGCTGTAACAGCCGTCCCGATGTTCTTCTCAGCGTTCATGGCCCCGGCCATGGCAATCGACGCCGATCTCGTGGTCGGTCCGAACGAATGCGCCGAGTGCCACAAGGCAGAGGCGGCGGTCTGGCAGAAAACCCACCACTTCGCCACCTACCGGAGCCTGCCTCAAAGCAAGGAAGCGAAGGAAATCGCCGGAAAAATGGGCGTAAAGCGGCTGAAGGCGGACAGTCTTTGCCTGAACTGTCATTTCACCACCCAGACGGTCAATTCGAAGCCGGACGTGATCGCCGGCATTTCCTGCGAGTCCTGCCACTCGGCCGGCAAGAACTGGTACAAGGTTCACTCCGGTTTCAGCGGCAAGAAGGAAGGCCAGGAGACGCCTGAGGAAATTGCCGCCCGTTGGGCCAAGGCTGAAGAGGCCGGCATGATCCGTCCGAAAATGACCTATGCCCTCGCCAAGAACTGCTTCAGCTGCCACCTGGTGCCGAACGAGAAGCTGGTCAACGTCGGTGGCCACGCCGCCGGTAGCCCGTTCGAGCTGGTCAGCTGGTCCCAGGGCGAGGTGCGCCACAACAACTGGTACAACAAGGGCGCAAGCAACAAGGAAGCCTCGATCGAACGCAAGCGGATGCTGTTCGTCGTCGGCCGGATCGTCGAGCTGGAAACCGCACTGATTGGCGTCAGCAAGGCGACGGAGAAGGCCGACTACGCGCTGAAGATGGCGAAACGCGCCGACAACGCGCGCAAGGTGATTGCGAGCCTTGCCAAGCTGCTGCCGGATGCACCGGAACTGGTCGAAATCTACAAGGCCGCCAATTCGGCAAAGCTGAAACTCAACAATGAGGCCGAATTGACCGAGGCAGCCGGCAAGGTTTCGGTTCTGGGATTGCAGTTCTCCAACACATATGACGGCACCACCTTCGCCGCCATCGACAAGTACATACCCGGTCCGGACAAGTTCAAGGGACCGGTCTCCAACTGA
- a CDS encoding 4Fe-4S dicluster domain-containing protein, giving the protein MDPELRDERNQRWDEPFGGEPLGEEAIARVLALPAFSGINAGDFPDWLPLDRIIANDGRIRRFNRGEVIIRKGDYGNSLFAILEGKVIGLSSPAAGAGYVKPGSRSRKSWSRSLAQLLAPRKPPEYRKTRRKAGARWKPQSPQASDLGELGKVDIATLEAQDSTFTLQPPEMFGELAALTRSLRSASVFAFEDDTVLFELRWQGLRDIRNWSEPFRQRIDTLYHERGLLTRLQECPVFDHVSRDKLNEIARQSLFETYGNFDWTHRFKREIARQAGTGHVIEHEPLICEQGNHLDGLLLINSGFARVSERVDHGERTISHLSRNDTFGLDEIAASENSGDGMTLDVSLRAIGYVDVIRIPTNLIRTHVLPGLPRKFLKKDLSADVKGRKEEMRQGMMDFVVDHRFINGENAMVINLDRCVGCDDCVRACATAHDYNPRFVRHGYSFENAMIANACMHCTDPVCLIGCPTGAIHRTENTGVVVIDDSICIGCATCANSCPYNNIRMVDIRDETGALVRDNDGEVISRATKCDFCSDQLTGPACVQACPHDALTRTNIRDTEKLLQWLG; this is encoded by the coding sequence TTGGATCCGGAACTCCGCGACGAGCGCAACCAGCGTTGGGATGAACCCTTTGGCGGGGAACCGCTGGGGGAGGAGGCCATTGCGCGCGTCCTCGCCCTGCCGGCCTTCTCCGGCATCAACGCGGGCGACTTCCCGGACTGGTTGCCTCTCGACCGGATCATCGCAAACGACGGCCGCATCCGCCGTTTCAATCGTGGCGAAGTGATCATCCGCAAGGGCGATTACGGCAATTCGCTGTTCGCGATCCTTGAAGGCAAGGTCATCGGACTGTCGTCACCGGCAGCCGGGGCAGGCTATGTCAAACCCGGATCCCGGAGCCGGAAGTCCTGGTCCCGTTCGCTTGCGCAGTTGCTGGCACCGCGCAAACCACCGGAATACCGCAAGACCCGCCGCAAGGCCGGGGCCCGGTGGAAGCCCCAATCGCCTCAGGCGAGCGATCTCGGCGAGTTGGGCAAGGTCGATATCGCAACGCTGGAAGCGCAGGACTCCACCTTCACCCTGCAGCCGCCAGAAATGTTCGGCGAACTGGCCGCCCTGACGCGCAGCCTGCGCAGCGCAAGCGTTTTCGCCTTCGAAGACGATACGGTGCTGTTCGAACTGCGCTGGCAGGGATTGCGGGACATCCGCAACTGGTCGGAACCCTTCCGGCAGCGGATCGACACGCTCTATCACGAACGTGGACTTTTAACGCGGCTGCAGGAATGCCCGGTCTTCGACCATGTCAGCCGCGACAAGCTCAATGAAATCGCTCGCCAGTCCCTGTTCGAGACCTACGGGAATTTCGACTGGACGCACCGGTTCAAGCGCGAAATCGCCCGGCAGGCCGGAACCGGGCATGTTATCGAGCATGAACCGCTGATCTGCGAACAGGGCAACCATCTCGATGGCCTGCTGTTGATCAACAGCGGCTTCGCCCGGGTCAGCGAACGGGTCGACCACGGGGAGCGAACGATCAGCCACCTCTCCCGCAACGACACGTTCGGGCTGGACGAAATCGCGGCCTCGGAGAATAGCGGCGACGGCATGACCCTCGATGTCAGCTTGCGCGCCATCGGCTATGTCGACGTGATCCGGATTCCGACCAACCTGATCCGGACCCATGTGCTTCCGGGCCTTCCCCGCAAATTCCTGAAGAAGGACCTCTCGGCTGACGTCAAGGGCCGTAAGGAGGAAATGCGCCAGGGAATGATGGATTTCGTCGTCGATCACCGGTTCATCAACGGCGAGAACGCCATGGTGATCAATCTCGACCGCTGCGTCGGCTGTGACGACTGCGTGCGCGCCTGCGCGACCGCTCATGATTACAATCCCAGATTCGTGCGCCACGGCTATTCGTTCGAAAATGCCATGATCGCCAATGCCTGCATGCATTGCACGGATCCGGTCTGCCTGATCGGCTGTCCGACCGGGGCCATCCACCGGACCGAGAACACCGGCGTCGTCGTTATCGACGATTCGATCTGCATCGGCTGCGCAACCTGCGCCAATTCCTGCCCCTACAACAACATCCGCATGGTCGACATCCGCGACGAAACCGGCGCGCTGGTCCGCGACAACGACGGAGAAGTGATCAGCCGCGCGACCAAATGCGATTTCTGCTCAGATCAGCTGACCGGCCCGGCCTGTGTCCAGGCCTGTCCGCATGACGCGCTGACCCGCACCAATATCCGCGATACCGAGAAGTTGCTCCAATGGCTTGGCTGA
- a CDS encoding tetratricopeptide repeat protein translates to MTRFLRYLPVAIGFLSVAALPGEGAAMGLGRPEPIMGPHAADPGRLREVIELGSEQIVPPPTREQAAFISRVCTKIEAAAQAHALPPAFLARLIWTESRFDPDAISPMGAEGIAQFMPSTAKVWGLEDPFEPMTAITASANLLGHLWKGYGNAGLAAAAYNAGEKRVDAWLRGRSGLPGETRGYVYAITGHSANDWKKKSPPDVRFVLDEARDFQEACNDYPQIKAPAQRRFANRYFNRGLALTAKKDYEAAILRYTVAIRLKPNFPDAYNNRGIIYRKTGDYEAAILNYDAAIRLKPTYAAAYNNRGYAKRKLGRFEEAIADYDRALKLKPGYAAAFFNRGFAYAKLGQFSQAIADYSQAIKAQPGNALAVYNRALAYLKAGQNEKALSDLDKVIAANDGFARAYFQRATLLKRLGKADRAKADYREAVALNAGFARERFRKLFD, encoded by the coding sequence TTGACCCGGTTTTTGCGATATCTGCCGGTTGCCATCGGGTTTTTATCGGTCGCCGCCCTGCCGGGCGAGGGGGCTGCGATGGGGCTTGGTCGGCCGGAGCCGATCATGGGGCCGCATGCGGCGGATCCGGGCAGGTTGCGCGAGGTTATCGAATTGGGGTCGGAGCAGATCGTTCCGCCGCCGACACGCGAGCAAGCCGCCTTCATTTCCCGCGTTTGCACGAAAATAGAAGCCGCGGCGCAGGCCCATGCCTTGCCGCCGGCCTTTCTGGCGAGGCTGATCTGGACGGAGAGCCGGTTCGATCCGGACGCCATCAGCCCGATGGGGGCGGAGGGCATTGCCCAGTTCATGCCGTCGACCGCGAAGGTCTGGGGTCTGGAAGATCCCTTCGAGCCGATGACCGCGATCACGGCGTCTGCCAATCTGCTCGGGCACCTGTGGAAGGGATACGGCAATGCCGGTCTGGCGGCCGCTGCCTATAACGCCGGGGAGAAGCGCGTTGACGCCTGGTTGAGGGGCCGTTCGGGGCTGCCCGGGGAAACCCGGGGCTACGTCTATGCCATCACCGGCCACAGCGCCAATGACTGGAAGAAGAAGAGCCCGCCCGACGTCCGTTTTGTGCTCGACGAGGCCCGGGACTTCCAGGAAGCCTGTAACGACTATCCCCAGATCAAGGCACCGGCGCAACGCCGGTTCGCCAATCGGTATTTCAATCGCGGCCTCGCTCTGACGGCCAAGAAGGACTATGAGGCGGCCATCCTGCGCTACACGGTCGCCATCCGCCTGAAGCCCAATTTTCCGGACGCTTACAACAATCGCGGCATCATCTACCGCAAGACCGGAGACTACGAGGCGGCCATCCTGAATTATGATGCCGCGATCCGGCTCAAGCCGACCTATGCGGCGGCCTACAACAACCGCGGCTATGCGAAACGCAAGCTCGGCCGGTTTGAGGAGGCGATTGCGGATTACGACCGGGCGCTCAAGTTGAAGCCTGGATATGCGGCCGCGTTTTTCAACCGCGGCTTTGCTTATGCGAAGCTGGGGCAATTCAGCCAGGCGATCGCCGACTATTCGCAGGCGATCAAGGCCCAGCCCGGCAATGCGCTCGCCGTTTACAATCGCGCCCTTGCCTATCTGAAAGCCGGACAGAATGAAAAAGCCCTGAGCGATCTGGACAAGGTCATTGCCGCCAATGACGGCTTTGCCCGAGCCTATTTTCAGCGGGCAACGCTGTTGAAACGGCTTGGAAAGGCAGACCGCGCGAAGGCGGACTATCGTGAGGCCGTTGCCCTGAACGCCGGTTTTGCGCGGGAACGGTTCCGCAAGCTGTTCGACTGA
- a CDS encoding RluA family pseudouridine synthase yields the protein MNDGTPEDPTEYGSDFTYQVEADDAGKRLDAVLASRLDTLSRNRIQALIRSGDVTAGGRKIVEPKYRVNAGEVLTLSLPEPEDPEPQGEDIPLTIVYEDEHLIVIDKPAGLVVHPGPGNWTGTLVNALIHHCGDSLSGVGGVKRPGIVHRIDKDTSGLLVVAKTDQAHQGLSAQFADHGKTGPLERAYAAIVWGAPSSLKGTIDANLARSQNNRQKIAVVKTAGRHAITHWQVKERFGPEDEPAVASLVECRLETGRTHQIRVHMAHIGHPLIGDDDYGAGFKTKINRLQEPLKSAVAGFSRQALHAGLLAFAHPVTGETMRFESSYPSDFNDLLSALQKF from the coding sequence ATGAATGATGGTACTCCGGAAGATCCGACCGAATACGGTTCGGATTTCACATATCAGGTTGAAGCCGATGACGCGGGTAAACGCCTCGATGCCGTCTTGGCAAGCCGACTGGACACGTTGAGCCGGAACCGGATCCAGGCATTGATCAGGTCCGGCGACGTCACCGCAGGCGGGCGCAAGATAGTGGAGCCGAAATACCGGGTCAACGCGGGCGAGGTCCTGACCCTCAGCCTGCCGGAGCCGGAGGACCCGGAGCCGCAGGGCGAGGACATCCCGCTCACCATCGTCTACGAGGACGAGCACCTGATCGTCATCGACAAACCCGCAGGGCTCGTGGTCCATCCCGGACCAGGTAACTGGACGGGAACGCTGGTCAATGCGCTGATCCACCACTGTGGCGACAGCCTGTCCGGCGTCGGCGGCGTCAAGCGCCCGGGCATCGTGCACCGGATCGACAAGGACACCAGCGGTCTGCTGGTCGTGGCCAAGACCGATCAGGCCCATCAGGGCCTGTCCGCCCAATTCGCCGACCACGGCAAGACCGGCCCGCTGGAGCGCGCCTATGCGGCCATCGTCTGGGGCGCGCCGTCGAGCCTGAAGGGAACGATCGATGCAAACCTGGCCCGTTCCCAGAACAATCGTCAGAAGATCGCGGTCGTGAAAACCGCAGGCCGTCATGCGATTACCCACTGGCAGGTGAAAGAGCGTTTCGGCCCGGAAGACGAACCGGCCGTTGCGTCCCTGGTCGAATGCAGGCTGGAAACCGGCCGTACCCACCAGATCCGCGTCCACATGGCCCATATCGGCCATCCCCTGATCGGCGACGACGACTACGGCGCGGGCTTCAAAACGAAAATCAACCGGCTGCAGGAGCCGCTGAAAAGCGCTGTCGCGGGCTTCTCCCGGCAGGCCCTGCATGCGGGGTTACTCGCTTTCGCCCATCCCGTCACGGGTGAAACCATGCGATTTGAGAGCAGCTATCCTTCTGATTTCAATGACCTTTTATCCGCATTACAAAAATTTTAG
- the rpoH gene encoding RNA polymerase sigma factor RpoH, giving the protein MAQNVPMLTAGEGGLSRYLDEIRKFPMLQPQEEYMLAKRYKEHDDPQAAERLVNSHLRLVAKIAMGYRGYGLPIGEVVSEGNVGLMQAVKRFEPDKGFRLATYAMWWIKAAIQEYILRSWSLVKMGTTANQKRLFFNLRRLKGKIQALDEGDLKPDQVEHIATTLGVSQEEVVSMNRRLSGDASLNAPVRAEADAGEWQDWLVDESESQETMLANQEELDMRRKLLSNAMDVLNDRERRIFEARRLSDDPMTLEDLSGEFGVSRERVRQIEVRAFEKVQKAVQTSAKAMERPTA; this is encoded by the coding sequence ATGGCCCAGAATGTACCGATGCTTACTGCCGGGGAAGGCGGGCTTAGCCGCTACCTCGACGAAATCCGCAAGTTTCCGATGCTTCAGCCGCAGGAAGAGTACATGCTCGCCAAGCGGTACAAGGAGCACGATGACCCTCAAGCCGCCGAGCGGCTGGTCAATTCCCACCTTCGTCTTGTAGCGAAAATCGCCATGGGCTACCGCGGCTACGGCCTGCCCATCGGTGAAGTCGTCTCCGAAGGCAATGTCGGCCTGATGCAGGCGGTCAAGCGGTTCGAACCCGACAAGGGCTTCCGCCTGGCGACCTACGCCATGTGGTGGATCAAGGCCGCGATCCAGGAATACATCCTGCGCTCGTGGTCGCTCGTCAAGATGGGCACGACCGCCAACCAGAAGCGGCTGTTCTTCAACCTGCGCCGCCTGAAAGGCAAGATCCAGGCCCTGGACGAGGGCGATCTGAAGCCGGATCAGGTGGAACATATCGCGACCACGCTCGGCGTGAGCCAGGAAGAAGTGGTTTCCATGAACCGGCGCCTCAGCGGCGACGCCAGCCTGAACGCGCCGGTGCGCGCCGAGGCAGACGCCGGTGAATGGCAGGACTGGCTCGTCGACGAAAGCGAGAGCCAGGAGACTATGCTCGCCAATCAGGAAGAGCTGGACATGCGCCGCAAGCTCCTGAGCAATGCCATGGACGTCCTGAACGACCGCGAACGCCGGATCTTCGAAGCCCGCCGGCTGTCCGATGATCCGATGACCCTTGAAGACCTGTCGGGCGAATTCGGTGTCAGCCGTGAGCGTGTCCGCCAGATCGAGGTCCGCGCCTTTGAAAAGGTGCAGAAGGCCGTCCAGACCAGCGCAAAGGCGATGGAACGGCCTACGGCCTGA
- a CDS encoding adenylate/guanylate cyclase domain-containing protein, whose product MRGIVRRLTGKRTLVAVAAVLGLIAATGLRAVNPDFLTAVRELTFDYYQRLSPRPYAAAPVRVADIDEASIEKYGQWPWPRTRLAELVTTLTDMGAAVIAFDIVFSEPDRTSPTRISESLTLDNGQDPAALKALLDRLPDNDEKFAEALAQSPSVLGFAARRDAAGRSPASKSGFAFGGTDPVKILPAFPSALPSLEILENQASGVGGISLSAKDQSGVVRRAPLLFSDGKQLYPGLAVEALRVAQGARGLLVRTTGASGQTDTGNAAITDLKIGAFSVPTTAGGEMWVYFDHERPERYVSVKDLLDTEKRAEVAPLVEGQIVFVGTSAAGLRDIRATPLGELVPGVMIHAQAIEQIINGNYLTRPDWADGAETLTTFAVGILVILALPVIGAIGTGFLGAGAAAAMIGGSYYFFLKEGLLIDPIYPSFAIFMIFAVTTALLYFLTEREKRFVRQAFSQYLSPDLVSQLEKSPEQLVLGGEMRPMTILFMDIRGFTPISEQLTPTELVSFLNTLLSPLSDAIQAEQGTIDKYIGDSIMAFWNAPLMIEAHASHACQAALEMLATVDRLNEADAFGFKARNLRTQTVQIGIGLNSGEACVGNMGSDKRFNYSVIGDAVNVASRIESSCKAVGAELLVSDETRNQAPEFAYLEAGEIALKGKSEAVRLFALVGSEKLRISEGFRKLSRLHADLMEALHNGEPKKAERLLIDCRSTAPDHLQPFYDRFAERIAALETAGVPAGDAAQ is encoded by the coding sequence ATGCGCGGAATCGTCAGGCGACTGACCGGAAAACGGACACTGGTCGCCGTTGCGGCGGTTCTCGGACTGATCGCCGCGACCGGGTTGCGGGCGGTCAACCCCGACTTCCTGACCGCCGTCCGGGAACTGACCTTCGACTACTACCAGCGTCTCAGCCCCCGCCCCTATGCCGCGGCGCCCGTGCGTGTGGCGGATATCGACGAGGCTTCCATCGAGAAATACGGCCAATGGCCCTGGCCACGCACCCGGCTGGCCGAACTGGTCACGACGCTGACCGACATGGGCGCCGCCGTCATCGCTTTCGATATCGTCTTCAGCGAGCCGGACCGCACCTCCCCGACGCGAATTAGCGAATCGCTCACCCTGGATAACGGCCAGGATCCGGCGGCGTTGAAGGCCCTGCTGGACCGGTTGCCCGACAACGATGAAAAATTCGCCGAAGCCCTGGCGCAATCCCCCTCGGTCCTGGGCTTTGCCGCCCGCCGGGATGCCGCAGGCCGCTCGCCGGCCAGCAAGAGCGGCTTCGCGTTCGGCGGCACCGATCCGGTCAAGATCCTGCCGGCATTTCCGTCCGCGCTTCCCAGTCTTGAAATTCTTGAAAACCAGGCCAGCGGCGTCGGCGGCATTTCGCTGTCGGCAAAGGACCAGAGCGGCGTCGTCCGGCGCGCGCCCCTTTTGTTTTCCGACGGAAAACAGCTTTATCCCGGCCTGGCCGTCGAGGCCCTGAGGGTCGCCCAGGGCGCGAGGGGACTTCTGGTGAGAACCACCGGCGCCAGTGGCCAGACCGATACCGGCAACGCGGCCATTACAGATTTGAAGATCGGCGCCTTCTCGGTTCCCACCACGGCGGGCGGGGAAATGTGGGTCTATTTCGACCATGAACGTCCGGAGCGCTACGTTTCGGTCAAGGACCTTCTGGATACGGAAAAACGCGCCGAAGTCGCTCCCCTGGTCGAAGGACAGATCGTCTTTGTCGGCACCTCCGCGGCAGGCCTTCGCGACATCCGGGCCACCCCCCTGGGCGAACTGGTGCCGGGCGTGATGATCCATGCGCAGGCGATCGAACAGATCATCAACGGCAACTACCTAACCCGGCCCGACTGGGCGGACGGTGCGGAAACGCTCACCACCTTTGCCGTCGGAATTCTCGTGATTCTGGCCCTTCCGGTCATCGGCGCCATCGGCACCGGATTTCTCGGCGCCGGCGCTGCCGCGGCCATGATCGGAGGATCCTATTATTTCTTCCTCAAGGAAGGTCTGCTGATCGATCCGATCTATCCGAGCTTTGCCATCTTCATGATCTTCGCGGTCACGACGGCCCTGCTTTATTTCCTCACCGAACGGGAAAAGCGTTTCGTCCGCCAGGCCTTCAGCCAATATCTGTCGCCCGACCTGGTTTCACAGCTGGAAAAGTCACCGGAGCAGCTGGTGCTCGGCGGGGAAATGCGGCCGATGACGATCCTGTTCATGGACATCCGCGGCTTTACCCCGATTTCCGAACAGCTAACCCCGACGGAACTGGTCAGCTTCCTGAACACGCTCCTGTCGCCGCTGTCGGATGCCATCCAGGCCGAACAGGGCACCATCGACAAATACATCGGCGACAGCATCATGGCCTTCTGGAACGCGCCGCTGATGATCGAGGCCCATGCCAGCCACGCCTGCCAGGCGGCGCTGGAGATGCTCGCAACCGTCGACCGGCTCAACGAAGCGGACGCCTTCGGCTTCAAGGCCCGCAACCTGAGAACCCAGACGGTCCAGATCGGCATCGGCCTGAACAGCGGCGAGGCTTGCGTCGGCAACATGGGCTCCGACAAGCGTTTCAATTATTCGGTGATCGGCGACGCGGTGAACGTGGCGTCGCGGATCGAATCCAGCTGCAAGGCGGTTGGTGCGGAACTGCTGGTCTCCGACGAAACCCGCAACCAGGCGCCGGAATTCGCCTATCTGGAAGCAGGCGAAATTGCGCTGAAGGGAAAGTCGGAAGCCGTCCGGCTGTTTGCGCTGGTCGGCAGCGAAAAGCTGCGTATATCGGAAGGCTTCCGCAAACTCAGCCGGCTGCACGCCGATCTCATGGAAGCCCTGCACAATGGGGAGCCGAAGAAAGCCGAACGGCTGCTCATCGACTGCCGAAGCACGGCACCTGACCACCTACAGCCCTTCTACGACCGGTTCGCCGAACGCATTGCGGCACTGGAAACGGCAGGTGTGCCGGCCGGCGATGCCGCTCAATAG
- a CDS encoding ABC transporter substrate-binding protein produces the protein MKKIALWSFAAMLMTAMPAHANDKLTVLLDWFVNPDHAPVITAQTMGFFDRQGLDVELVEPADPAMPPKLVAAGQGDIAVSYQQTLHAQIDEGLPMKWIGTLVETPLNALIVLKDGPIQTLEDLKGKKIGFSVSGFEDAMLAQMLKSVGLTMSDVELINVNFALSPALLSGQVDAVIGGYRNFELTQIELEGKAGKAFYPEEHGMPVFDELIYVIHKDKTDDPRYARFLAAVEEATIYLTNHPDEAWKAFIKAYPNLDDELNKRAWVDTLPRFAKRPAALDKGRYQRFAEFMAENKLIKKVVPVDTYAAEIR, from the coding sequence ATGAAGAAAATAGCGCTCTGGTCGTTTGCGGCCATGCTGATGACCGCAATGCCGGCTCACGCCAACGACAAGCTGACCGTGTTGCTCGACTGGTTCGTCAATCCGGACCATGCGCCGGTGATCACGGCGCAGACCATGGGCTTCTTCGACAGGCAAGGGCTCGATGTCGAGCTGGTCGAACCGGCAGATCCCGCCATGCCGCCGAAGCTTGTCGCCGCCGGTCAGGGCGACATTGCCGTCTCCTATCAGCAGACCCTGCATGCCCAGATCGACGAAGGCCTGCCGATGAAGTGGATCGGCACGCTGGTCGAGACCCCGCTCAATGCGTTGATCGTCCTGAAGGACGGCCCGATCCAGACGCTTGAGGACCTGAAGGGAAAGAAGATCGGCTTCTCCGTGTCCGGCTTCGAGGATGCCATGCTCGCACAGATGCTGAAATCGGTGGGCCTGACCATGTCCGACGTGGAACTGATCAACGTCAACTTCGCCCTTTCGCCGGCGCTTCTTTCCGGTCAGGTCGATGCGGTCATCGGCGGCTACCGGAATTTCGAGCTGACCCAGATCGAGCTCGAAGGCAAGGCCGGCAAGGCCTTTTATCCGGAAGAGCATGGGATGCCGGTGTTCGACGAGCTGATCTATGTGATTCACAAGGACAAGACGGACGATCCCCGTTACGCCCGCTTTCTGGCCGCTGTCGAAGAGGCGACCATCTATCTGACCAATCATCCGGACGAGGCGTGGAAGGCCTTCATCAAGGCCTATCCGAACCTGGATGACGAGCTGAACAAGCGGGCCTGGGTCGATACCCTGCCACGGTTCGCCAAGCGCCCGGCGGCGCTCGACAAGGGCCGGTATCAGCGGTTCGCGGAATTCATGGCCGAAAACAAGCTGATCAAGAAGGTCGTTCCGGTCGACACCTATGCGGCGGAAATCCGCTGA